Proteins from a genomic interval of Paenibacillus sp. FSL R5-0623:
- a CDS encoding ABC transporter permease: MNNVLKWFTRDSFILPVVAIIMGLILGGVVMLIGGYNPIEAYGALFTKVFGDMYNFGEAVREMTPLIMTGLAFAFASRAGLFNIGGEGQFLVGMTAATFVGVKFAGLPIYLHAPLALIAGALFGGLWAAIAGYLKAARGVNEVISSIMLNWIGLYLANLIVRQFLLLKGENRSVDISESASISLTWLSELMGNSRVHMGTLIALVMAVLFYIYMWKTKQGYEIRAVGYNPNAAEYAGMHVNRNIVKAMFISGMLAGLGGAFQVLGVFQYQTVMSGSPGTGFDGIAVALIGLNHPFGVLLGAVLFGTLTYGSAGMSFAADVPPEIIRIVIGSIIFFIAAQGIVRWILKPFYSKRKKEKVL, encoded by the coding sequence ATGAATAACGTATTGAAATGGTTTACCCGAGATTCATTTATTTTGCCTGTAGTAGCTATTATTATGGGTCTTATTCTCGGTGGAGTTGTCATGCTGATTGGTGGCTACAATCCAATTGAAGCCTATGGTGCACTGTTCACCAAGGTATTTGGTGACATGTACAACTTTGGTGAAGCAGTACGGGAAATGACACCACTAATTATGACTGGACTTGCATTTGCATTTGCATCACGTGCAGGGTTGTTTAATATCGGGGGAGAAGGTCAATTTCTCGTTGGTATGACCGCTGCAACATTTGTTGGTGTTAAATTTGCAGGTTTGCCGATCTACCTTCATGCGCCACTGGCTTTGATTGCCGGTGCATTGTTTGGTGGTCTGTGGGCCGCTATTGCTGGTTATCTGAAGGCGGCACGTGGGGTCAATGAAGTTATCAGTAGTATCATGTTGAACTGGATTGGTCTGTATCTGGCCAACCTTATCGTACGCCAATTCTTGCTCTTGAAGGGCGAGAATCGTTCCGTGGATATCAGCGAATCGGCCTCGATTAGTTTGACATGGCTCTCTGAGCTGATGGGCAATTCCCGTGTACACATGGGGACGTTGATTGCCCTTGTGATGGCTGTGCTCTTTTATATCTATATGTGGAAAACAAAACAAGGTTATGAAATCCGCGCGGTAGGTTACAACCCTAATGCGGCTGAATATGCAGGTATGCATGTTAACCGGAATATCGTAAAAGCGATGTTTATCAGTGGTATGCTTGCCGGCCTTGGTGGTGCATTCCAGGTTCTTGGTGTGTTCCAATACCAAACCGTAATGTCGGGTTCACCGGGAACAGGCTTTGACGGAATTGCGGTTGCCCTGATTGGTTTGAATCATCCGTTTGGGGTGTTATTGGGGGCAGTGTTGTTTGGTACCCTCACGTACGGATCTGCAGGTATGAGTTTTGCTGCGGATGTTCCGCCTGAGATTATTCGGATTGTGATCGGTTCGATTATCTTCTTCATTGCGGCACAAGGCATCGTGCGCTGGATACTCAAACCGTTCTATTCGAAGCGTAAGAAAGAGAAGGTGTTGTAG
- a CDS encoding GNAT family N-acetyltransferase, with translation MVIRQRTSKLDDGAIMKLIDTQLVPLSHMSEKEINKIRKEIPLRMNRGMTFVVSPEPDKAAVAFIHFLMHGELLYVDMMAVSPKEQRKRYGQTLLLKAESFAASRGCRRSKVMVDEGNTKGLQFYQKNGYSAIRYIMISRCYELEKNL, from the coding sequence ATGGTGATTCGGCAACGCACATCCAAGCTGGATGATGGCGCCATCATGAAGCTGATTGACACTCAACTTGTTCCTTTATCCCATATGAGCGAAAAGGAAATCAATAAAATCCGCAAAGAAATACCCCTGCGAATGAACAGGGGCATGACCTTTGTTGTCTCGCCGGAGCCAGACAAAGCTGCTGTGGCATTCATCCATTTTCTCATGCATGGGGAATTGCTCTATGTCGATATGATGGCCGTTAGTCCGAAAGAACAACGCAAACGTTATGGGCAAACTTTGTTGCTCAAAGCAGAGAGCTTTGCGGCATCCCGGGGTTGTCGAAGGTCTAAAGTTATGGTGGATGAGGGCAATACCAAAGGGCTTCAGTTTTATCAAAAAAATGGATACAGCGCGATTCGATACATCATGATAAGCCGTTGCTACGAATTGGAAAAAAATTTATAG
- the ilvC gene encoding ketol-acid reductoisomerase, translated as MPVTTYYEQDAELNVLKGKTIAVIGYGSQGHAQAQNLRDSGLNVVIGLREGKSFDTAKNDGFEVLSPAEATSRADVVQILLPDETQASVYKNEIEPNLKEGAALLFSHGFNVHFGQIVAPKNSDVLLVAPKSPGHMVRRTYVEGFGVPGLIAIEQDATGKAKEIGLAYAKGIGCTRAGVIETSFREETETDLFGEQAVLCGGVSALVKAGFETLTEAGYAPEMAYFECLHELKLIVDMMYEGGLSSMRDSISNTAEYGDYVTGPRVVTEDTKKAMKEVLTDIQQGKFARDFILENQSGRAFLTATRRNEAEHPIEVVGGQLREMMHWIKK; from the coding sequence ATGCCAGTAACTACTTATTATGAACAGGATGCAGAGCTTAACGTATTGAAAGGAAAAACGATCGCGGTAATCGGTTATGGTAGCCAGGGCCACGCCCAAGCTCAAAACCTTCGTGATAGTGGATTGAACGTAGTCATCGGACTTCGTGAAGGTAAATCCTTCGACACTGCAAAAAATGATGGATTTGAAGTTCTGTCCCCGGCTGAAGCAACAAGCCGTGCAGATGTAGTTCAAATCTTGCTGCCAGACGAAACTCAAGCTTCTGTATACAAAAACGAAATCGAACCAAACCTGAAAGAAGGCGCTGCATTGCTCTTCTCACACGGTTTCAACGTTCACTTCGGTCAAATCGTTGCTCCAAAAAACAGCGATGTATTGCTGGTAGCTCCTAAGTCCCCTGGTCACATGGTACGTCGTACTTATGTGGAAGGTTTTGGTGTACCAGGCCTGATCGCGATTGAGCAAGATGCAACGGGTAAAGCAAAAGAAATCGGTTTGGCTTATGCTAAAGGTATCGGTTGTACACGCGCAGGGGTTATCGAAACTTCCTTCCGTGAAGAAACAGAAACAGATCTGTTCGGTGAGCAAGCTGTTCTGTGTGGTGGCGTGAGTGCATTGGTAAAAGCTGGATTCGAAACATTGACAGAAGCGGGTTACGCTCCTGAAATGGCGTACTTCGAATGTCTGCACGAACTGAAGCTGATCGTTGACATGATGTATGAAGGCGGACTTTCAAGCATGCGTGATTCCATCAGTAACACAGCTGAGTACGGTGACTATGTAACTGGACCTCGCGTTGTAACTGAAGATACGAAGAAAGCAATGAAAGAAGTGCTGACGGATATCCAACAAGGTAAATTCGCACGCGACTTCATTCTGGAAAACCAATCCGGACGTGCATTCTTGACAGCAACTCGTCGTAACGAAGCTGAACACCCAATCGAAGTGGTTGGCGGACAATTGCGTGAGATGATGCACTGGATCAAGAAGTAA
- the ilvN gene encoding acetolactate synthase small subunit: MIRHTISILVNDQPGVLQRVSGLFGRRGFNIESITVGQSEEPGLSRMVIVTIGDDKTLEQIEKQLYKIIDVIKVVDFSLKPMVARELALIKVKAEPSERPEILGVVETFRASVVDVGPGSLIVQVVGDTDKIDAMIELLKPYGIRELSRTGITALVRGNV; encoded by the coding sequence ATGATTAGACATACGATTTCAATATTGGTAAACGATCAGCCAGGCGTCCTTCAGCGTGTATCAGGGTTGTTCGGTCGACGCGGATTTAACATTGAGAGTATTACAGTAGGTCAATCGGAAGAACCTGGACTCTCCCGGATGGTTATTGTTACCATTGGTGACGATAAAACACTAGAGCAGATTGAGAAACAATTGTACAAAATCATCGATGTTATTAAAGTGGTAGATTTCAGCCTGAAACCGATGGTAGCCCGTGAACTCGCCCTGATCAAAGTGAAAGCAGAGCCTTCCGAGCGACCTGAAATTCTGGGTGTGGTAGAAACATTCCGCGCATCCGTTGTAGATGTTGGTCCAGGCAGCCTGATTGTGCAAGTAGTCGGAGATACGGACAAAATTGATGCTATGATTGAATTGCTCAAGCCATATGGCATTCGCGAATTGTCCCGTACAGGCATCACTGCATTGGTACGCGGCAACGTATAA
- a CDS encoding ABC transporter permease — translation MDLLTIGQIINTTLVFATALIFASLGGIFSEKSGVTNLGLEGFMVFGAFAAGIGAHYAQEAGMGGTTSAWMGVLLAIVLGVLVSLIHAVASITFKADQIISGIVINFLAAGSTLYLVKLLFEGSGDSPLVQGFSKFDVPLLKDIPLLGEAFFKNVYPTTYLAILFVFLTYYIMFKTPFGLRLRSVGEHPSAADTVGVKVLRYRYIGVMISGALAAIGGAAITLTTTGTFSHNTVSGQGYIAIAAMIFGKWNPIGAFGAAVFFGFSQAIRNYVQLFEWSQSIPQEIIFMLPYLLTIIVLVAAVGRSSAPSALGEAYDPGKR, via the coding sequence ATGGACTTGTTGACAATTGGGCAAATTATCAATACGACGCTTGTCTTTGCTACGGCATTGATTTTTGCATCACTCGGCGGAATTTTTTCGGAAAAATCAGGTGTAACCAACCTTGGACTTGAAGGTTTTATGGTCTTTGGTGCCTTTGCAGCTGGAATCGGAGCACATTATGCTCAAGAAGCGGGCATGGGTGGAACGACATCGGCATGGATGGGGGTTTTGCTCGCGATTGTATTGGGCGTACTGGTATCGCTGATTCATGCCGTTGCGTCTATTACATTTAAGGCAGACCAGATTATCAGTGGTATCGTCATTAACTTTTTGGCGGCAGGAAGTACGTTGTATTTGGTTAAACTGTTGTTTGAAGGTTCTGGCGATTCACCGTTGGTTCAAGGCTTCAGCAAGTTTGATGTGCCATTGTTGAAAGACATTCCTTTGCTGGGAGAAGCCTTCTTCAAGAACGTATATCCAACGACATATCTGGCCATTCTATTCGTATTCCTGACGTATTACATCATGTTCAAAACGCCATTTGGTCTGCGCCTTCGTTCTGTTGGTGAACATCCAAGTGCGGCGGATACGGTTGGTGTTAAAGTGCTTCGTTATCGCTATATTGGCGTGATGATCAGTGGTGCACTAGCCGCTATTGGTGGAGCTGCGATTACGTTGACGACTACCGGTACATTCTCACACAATACGGTTTCCGGCCAAGGTTATATTGCCATTGCAGCTATGATCTTTGGTAAGTGGAATCCGATTGGTGCCTTTGGTGCGGCTGTCTTCTTTGGATTCTCACAAGCGATCCGAAACTATGTACAGTTGTTTGAATGGTCACAAAGTATTCCCCAGGAAATTATTTTTATGTTGCCTTACCTGCTTACCATCATCGTTCTCGTTGCAGCGGTTGGACGTTCTTCGGCTCCGTCTGCACTCGGTGAAGCTTATGACCCGGGTAAAAGGTAA
- the ilvB gene encoding biosynthetic-type acetolactate synthase large subunit, with protein sequence MGAQIPEVRSTDELREKWMKPEVISGSEILLRSLLLEGVDCVFGYPGGAVLYIYDAMYGFEDFKHVLTRHEQGAIHAADGYARASGKVGVCIATSGPGATNLVTGIATAYMDSVPLVVITGNVNSSLIGSDAFQEADITGITMPITKHSYLVKDVKDLSSIIHEAFHIANTGRKGPVLIDIPKDVSANKTLFEPSTEPVTLRGYNPRTVPNKLQVDRLAQAIQEAERPMILAGGGVVYSGGHEELFEFVEKTGIPITTTLLGLGAFPSGHELWTGMPGMHGTYTSNLAIQNADLLINIGARFDDRVTGKLDGFAPHAKIVHIDIDPAEIGKNIATDIPIVGDVKTVLEIANKEVGRAERADAWRDQIKQWKQEKPYSYTDSDEVLKPQWVVEMLNDTTKGEAIVTTDVGQHQMWAAQYYKFNQPRSWVTSGGLGTMGFGFPSAIGAQMANPDRLVISINGDGGMQMCSQELAICAINNIPVKIVIINNQVLGMVRQWQELIYENRYSHIDLAGSPDFVKLAEAYGVKGLRATNKEEAARAWQEALDTPGPVVVEFVVRKDENVYPMVPQGATIDQMLMGDADE encoded by the coding sequence ATGGGAGCTCAAATTCCAGAAGTACGATCAACAGATGAATTACGTGAAAAATGGATGAAGCCGGAGGTCATTAGCGGTTCCGAGATTCTGCTGAGAAGTTTGTTGCTTGAAGGTGTGGATTGCGTATTTGGTTACCCGGGTGGCGCAGTGTTGTACATTTACGATGCAATGTATGGTTTCGAGGATTTCAAACACGTCTTAACCCGTCACGAACAAGGTGCAATTCATGCAGCTGACGGATATGCACGTGCAAGCGGCAAAGTTGGTGTTTGTATCGCTACCTCCGGGCCGGGAGCAACCAATCTGGTTACTGGAATAGCCACGGCATATATGGATTCTGTGCCGCTAGTTGTCATTACGGGAAATGTTAATTCCAGCCTGATCGGCTCGGATGCTTTCCAAGAAGCGGATATTACTGGGATTACAATGCCGATCACCAAACACAGCTATCTGGTAAAAGATGTTAAGGATCTGTCGAGTATCATTCATGAGGCTTTCCATATTGCCAACACCGGCCGTAAAGGTCCTGTACTGATCGACATTCCAAAAGATGTCTCAGCCAACAAAACCTTGTTTGAACCGAGCACTGAACCTGTTACATTAAGAGGGTACAATCCACGGACAGTACCAAACAAACTGCAGGTTGACCGTTTGGCTCAGGCCATTCAGGAAGCAGAACGTCCAATGATTCTGGCCGGTGGCGGTGTGGTATACTCGGGAGGACATGAAGAACTGTTCGAGTTTGTTGAGAAGACAGGCATTCCGATTACGACAACCCTTCTGGGGCTTGGTGCATTCCCAAGTGGGCATGAACTATGGACAGGGATGCCAGGAATGCACGGAACATACACATCCAACCTGGCCATTCAAAATGCGGATCTGCTGATTAATATCGGCGCACGATTCGATGATCGGGTAACAGGTAAGCTGGACGGATTCGCTCCACATGCCAAAATCGTTCATATCGATATTGATCCGGCTGAGATTGGTAAAAACATTGCAACCGATATTCCAATCGTTGGTGATGTGAAGACCGTACTTGAAATAGCCAACAAAGAAGTTGGACGTGCAGAGCGTGCAGATGCATGGAGAGACCAGATCAAACAGTGGAAACAAGAGAAGCCATACAGCTATACGGATTCAGACGAAGTGCTGAAACCGCAGTGGGTTGTTGAAATGTTGAATGATACAACCAAAGGTGAAGCGATTGTGACTACGGATGTGGGACAACATCAGATGTGGGCGGCACAATATTACAAGTTTAATCAACCACGTTCATGGGTAACTTCGGGTGGTCTCGGAACGATGGGCTTTGGATTCCCTTCTGCCATTGGTGCTCAGATGGCCAATCCGGACAGACTTGTTATCTCCATTAACGGTGACGGCGGAATGCAGATGTGTTCCCAAGAACTCGCAATCTGTGCTATTAACAATATACCGGTAAAAATTGTGATCATTAACAATCAGGTACTCGGAATGGTTCGCCAATGGCAGGAACTGATCTATGAGAACCGTTACAGCCACATTGATCTGGCAGGAAGTCCGGATTTTGTAAAACTGGCTGAAGCATATGGCGTGAAAGGATTACGTGCAACGAATAAAGAAGAAGCAGCGCGTGCTTGGCAGGAAGCTTTGGATACACCAGGACCAGTCGTTGTAGAATTCGTAGTACGCAAGGACGAAAATGTGTATCCAATGGTTCCGCAGGGAGCAACAATTGATCAAATGCTGATGGGGGATGCTGACGAATGA
- a CDS encoding ABC transporter ATP-binding protein, protein MGAATPVVELKQITKRFPGIVANDAISLQLRKGEIHALLGENGAGKSTLMNIVFGLYQPDEGSIEVNGKPVIIDSPNRAIDLGIGMVHQHFKLVQPFTVTENIILGSEPTKGLNINYKKAAAEVQRLSEQYGLKVNPHAKIHDISVGMQQRVEIVKTLYRGADILIFDEPTAVLTPQEIKELMIIMKKLVSEGKSIILITHKLKEIMEISDTVTIIRRGKVIDSVKTSETNPNELAEKMVGRNVTFKVDKKPATPGANVLEVSKLTAKNKEGISVLNQLNLNVRAGEIVGIAGVDGNGQSELIEALTGLRKVESGSILLEGKELSNHSPRHISESGVAHIPEDRHKHGLVLDFSVSENIVLESYYKAPYTRKGFLNFDAIKQQAKRLVEAFDVRTPSIETKARSLSGGNQQKAIIAREVDKNPELLIAAQPTRGLDVGAIEFVQKQLIAQRDQGKAVLLISFELDEIINVSDRIAVIYEGQIVGEVLPEETNDRELGLMMAGSTQKRGTAHE, encoded by the coding sequence ATGGGTGCAGCAACCCCCGTCGTTGAGTTAAAACAAATTACGAAGCGTTTCCCAGGCATTGTTGCCAACGACGCCATCAGCCTTCAGCTTCGTAAAGGCGAGATCCATGCGCTACTGGGCGAAAACGGCGCTGGTAAGTCAACGTTGATGAATATTGTATTTGGTCTCTATCAGCCAGATGAAGGTTCCATTGAAGTGAATGGCAAGCCTGTCATCATCGACAGCCCTAACCGAGCGATCGATCTTGGCATAGGCATGGTGCATCAGCATTTTAAACTTGTACAGCCGTTCACGGTAACAGAGAACATTATTTTGGGATCTGAACCAACGAAGGGTCTCAATATTAACTATAAAAAAGCAGCCGCTGAAGTTCAGCGTCTTTCCGAACAGTATGGACTTAAGGTGAATCCTCATGCCAAAATTCATGATATTTCTGTCGGAATGCAGCAACGTGTAGAGATTGTTAAAACATTGTATCGCGGTGCAGACATTCTGATTTTTGACGAGCCTACAGCCGTATTGACTCCTCAAGAGATCAAAGAACTGATGATCATCATGAAGAAGCTTGTATCTGAAGGAAAATCCATTATTTTGATCACGCACAAACTGAAAGAAATCATGGAAATCTCCGATACGGTAACGATTATTCGACGGGGGAAAGTGATTGATTCGGTCAAAACTTCGGAAACAAATCCGAATGAGTTGGCAGAGAAAATGGTGGGGCGGAATGTCACATTCAAAGTGGACAAAAAACCGGCTACACCTGGAGCCAATGTGCTCGAAGTCAGTAAATTAACGGCTAAGAATAAAGAAGGTATTTCGGTTCTGAACCAACTTAACCTGAACGTACGTGCAGGAGAGATTGTCGGAATCGCAGGCGTGGATGGTAACGGCCAAAGTGAACTGATTGAAGCCCTTACTGGACTTCGTAAAGTAGAGAGCGGTTCAATTCTTTTGGAGGGCAAGGAGCTGTCCAATCATTCTCCGCGCCATATCTCGGAGTCGGGTGTAGCCCACATTCCAGAAGATCGACATAAACACGGACTTGTACTTGATTTTTCAGTGAGTGAAAATATCGTTCTGGAATCGTATTATAAAGCACCATACACCCGTAAAGGGTTCCTTAACTTCGATGCCATCAAACAGCAGGCGAAGCGGCTTGTTGAGGCATTTGACGTGCGTACACCAAGCATCGAGACCAAAGCTCGGTCCTTGTCCGGAGGAAACCAGCAAAAGGCCATTATCGCCCGTGAGGTAGATAAAAACCCTGAACTGCTTATTGCTGCGCAACCAACACGTGGTTTGGATGTAGGGGCTATTGAGTTCGTGCAAAAGCAACTGATTGCACAGCGCGATCAAGGGAAGGCTGTTCTGCTGATTTCATTTGAGCTTGATGAGATTATCAATGTATCTGACCGAATTGCTGTTATTTATGAAGGCCAGATCGTTGGCGAGGTGCTGCCGGAAGAAACCAATGACAGGGAGCTCGGCTTGATGATGGCGGGCAGCACCCAAAAGAGAGGTACTGCGCATGAATAA
- a CDS encoding BMP family ABC transporter substrate-binding protein, translating into MKKMLSLSLVMLLAVSVMLAGCGSKPKEETNAGGDTGGTPTEAKSDLKIGMVTDVGGVNDKSFNQSAWEALQATETETGVAVKYLQSKSDEEYIPNLNEFVKGGYDLTWGIGFQLADAIKTVAEQNPDSKLAIIDSVVDAPNVKSVTFAEEEGSYLVGVVAGLTTKSNKIGFVGGMESPLIKKFEVGFREGVKAVNPDAQFISNYTGAFDKPDLGKAAAATLYNEGVDIIFHASGATGNGVFNEASARKKQGQDVWVIGVDKDQSLEFGDEITLTSMIKKVDEAVKRVNKEVVDGTFAGGSENLTLKENGVGIADTSTANVPADTLAKVEEYKEKIISGEIKVPTE; encoded by the coding sequence ATGAAAAAGATGCTCAGCTTGTCTTTGGTAATGTTGCTGGCGGTATCGGTTATGCTCGCGGGTTGCGGTAGCAAACCGAAAGAAGAAACAAATGCCGGAGGAGATACAGGTGGAACTCCCACTGAAGCGAAATCCGATCTCAAAATCGGTATGGTTACTGACGTAGGTGGAGTTAATGACAAATCCTTTAACCAATCCGCTTGGGAAGCTCTGCAAGCGACTGAAACAGAAACAGGTGTAGCAGTTAAATACCTGCAAAGTAAATCCGATGAAGAGTACATTCCTAACTTGAACGAATTCGTCAAAGGTGGATATGATCTGACTTGGGGTATCGGTTTCCAGTTGGCTGATGCAATCAAGACTGTAGCTGAGCAAAACCCTGATTCCAAACTCGCGATCATCGACAGTGTTGTTGATGCTCCTAACGTTAAATCCGTAACATTTGCTGAAGAAGAAGGATCTTACCTGGTTGGTGTTGTGGCTGGTCTGACAACAAAATCCAACAAAATTGGTTTTGTAGGTGGTATGGAAAGCCCACTGATCAAAAAGTTTGAAGTAGGATTCAGAGAAGGTGTTAAAGCAGTTAACCCTGATGCTCAATTCATTTCTAACTACACAGGTGCATTTGATAAACCTGACTTGGGTAAAGCAGCAGCAGCAACACTTTACAATGAAGGCGTAGATATTATCTTCCACGCTTCTGGCGCAACAGGTAACGGTGTGTTTAACGAAGCAAGTGCTCGTAAGAAACAAGGTCAAGATGTATGGGTTATCGGTGTTGACAAAGACCAATCTCTTGAGTTTGGTGATGAGATCACTTTGACTTCCATGATCAAAAAAGTTGACGAAGCAGTTAAGCGCGTTAACAAAGAAGTAGTTGATGGTACATTCGCTGGGGGTTCCGAGAACCTGACTTTGAAAGAAAACGGCGTAGGTATTGCTGATACCTCTACTGCCAATGTACCTGCTGATACACTTGCAAAAGTGGAAGAGTACAAAGAAAAAATCATCAGCGGCGAAATCAAAGTTCCTACGGAGTAA
- a CDS encoding 2-isopropylmalate synthase, whose amino-acid sequence MRKIYVFDTTLRDGEQSPGVNLNTREKVEIAHQLERLGIDRMEAGFPAASPGDLAAVNAVANAVKNVTVIGLSRSREQDIDAVKEALKGAQDPCIHVFLATSPIHRQHKLRMDKAQVLDTARSAIRYAKKTFSKIEFSLEDAGRTEYDFLVEMVNMAVEEGAAVVNIPDTVGYLSPYEYGNIFKHLKENVHGIEKVQLSAHCHNDLGMATANTLAAILNGADQIEGTINGIGERAGNTAIEEIAMALETRQEFFQAKTSLQLSEIARTSRLVSRLTGMVVPGNKAIVGANAFAHESGIHQDGMLKEKTTYEIMTPESIGLKESKLVLGKHSGRHAFRERLIDLGYELEEEALNRAFAQFKDLADKKKEVTDEDLLALIEEKLQDAPEVYKLESIFVTYGDESIPTAKVRIATLDGDTIEKQAEGNGSVDAIYNAIDQVSGEDVTLSDYSIKSVTHGKDALGEVHVVLTQNQVSVQGRGVSTDILGASARAYVDGLNQLIEKRKTYTNRVNVNL is encoded by the coding sequence GTGCGTAAAATCTATGTGTTTGACACAACGCTGCGTGATGGAGAGCAATCCCCGGGAGTCAATCTGAACACTCGTGAAAAGGTGGAAATTGCCCATCAGCTCGAGCGGCTTGGCATTGACCGGATGGAAGCGGGTTTCCCGGCGGCATCTCCAGGTGACCTGGCAGCTGTCAATGCAGTAGCAAATGCAGTCAAAAATGTGACCGTAATTGGCTTGTCCCGTTCCAGAGAACAAGACATTGATGCGGTTAAGGAAGCACTTAAAGGTGCACAGGACCCGTGCATTCACGTTTTCCTGGCAACTTCACCCATTCACCGCCAGCATAAATTGCGCATGGACAAAGCGCAGGTACTGGATACAGCTCGTTCCGCGATTCGTTATGCCAAGAAAACATTCTCGAAGATTGAATTCTCACTTGAGGATGCAGGTCGTACCGAGTATGATTTCCTCGTGGAAATGGTAAATATGGCTGTTGAAGAAGGTGCAGCCGTTGTGAATATTCCGGATACGGTTGGTTACCTGAGCCCATATGAATACGGCAACATTTTCAAACACCTCAAGGAGAATGTACACGGTATTGAAAAGGTACAGCTGAGTGCCCACTGTCATAATGACTTGGGTATGGCGACCGCGAATACACTTGCAGCCATTCTCAACGGAGCCGATCAGATCGAAGGGACGATCAATGGTATTGGTGAACGTGCCGGGAACACGGCGATCGAGGAAATTGCTATGGCACTGGAGACACGTCAGGAATTTTTCCAGGCGAAAACTTCGCTGCAGTTGTCTGAGATTGCACGGACCAGTCGTTTGGTTAGCCGTTTGACAGGTATGGTTGTACCTGGAAACAAAGCCATTGTTGGGGCAAATGCCTTCGCACATGAATCCGGCATTCACCAGGATGGCATGTTGAAGGAAAAAACAACGTATGAGATTATGACTCCAGAGTCCATCGGTCTGAAGGAAAGCAAACTTGTACTGGGTAAACATTCTGGTCGACATGCTTTCCGTGAAAGGTTGATTGATCTGGGATATGAGCTGGAAGAAGAAGCATTGAATCGTGCTTTCGCCCAGTTCAAAGATCTGGCTGATAAGAAAAAAGAAGTGACTGATGAAGATCTGCTCGCTCTAATTGAAGAGAAATTGCAGGATGCACCTGAGGTGTATAAACTGGAATCCATCTTCGTAACGTACGGAGATGAATCGATACCAACAGCCAAAGTCCGCATTGCGACGCTTGACGGGGATACAATTGAGAAGCAAGCAGAGGGTAACGGATCGGTAGATGCAATCTACAATGCGATTGACCAAGTAAGCGGGGAAGACGTAACGTTGTCTGACTATTCCATCAAATCGGTAACACATGGTAAGGATGCATTGGGTGAAGTACATGTTGTGCTGACTCAGAATCAGGTTTCGGTACAAGGACGTGGCGTAAGCACAGATATATTGGGTGCAAGTGCACGTGCCTATGTAGACGGCCTGAATCAATTGATTGAGAAGCGCAAGACATATACGAACCGTGTAAACGTTAACCTGTAG